From the genome of Mycobacterium kansasii ATCC 12478:
TTGACCCCCATGGCGCCCAACCCGCCGAGTGTCCCGGCAAACCCGATCAAGGCTCCCGACATGACCCGCTCCCAGTGGCGGCGTTCGGCGGCGGTGACGTTCAGCGCGCGACTGCGATTCTGAAAAATCGACGGGATCAGCTTGAACACCGAGCCCTTGCCTATGCCGCAACAGATGAACAGCGTGATGAAGCCGAAGATGTAGCCGATCATCGTATGGACGGTGGGCCCTCCGCGAATCCCCTGAGTGAGGTCGTCGTGGGTGCTGACCGCGACCAGGAACCCACCGGCTCCCGCCATGGCGGCCAACGCACTGAGGGTCACGTAACCACCGCCAAAGCGGTCGCCCAACCTGCCGCCGACTATCCGCGCCACCGATCCCAGCAGCGGGCCGATGAAGGCGATCTCGGCCGCGTGCAGCGACGCCTGTGCGTGGGTTTGCCCCGCGGCCACGAAATTGTGCACCAGCACCTGGCCGAAAGCGAACGCGAAGCCAAGGAACGAGCCGGAGCAGCACAGGTAGAGAAACGAGATTGCCCACGAGTCGGGAACCCGCAGAACCGATCGCACATGGCCCACGTCGATCACGTGGCTGAGGTTGTCCAGGAACACTGCCGCGCCGACAGCCGCTACGGCCAGCAGCACCAGGTAAACCGCGCACACCACGTAGGGCGCCTGGTGGCCGGCGGTCGCCAGCACCACGAGCCCGACTGCCTGAATGGCCGCCGACCCCAGGTTGGTGAAACCCCCGGTGAAGCCCAGCGCAAAGCCCTTGAGCCGCTGCGGGTAGAAGGCTTCGATGTGCGCCAGCGACGCGGCGTAGTTGCCGCCGCCCAATCCGGTCAGCGCGGCGCACACCAGATATGGCCACAACGGCAGGCCGGGATTAGCCAGCAACACCATCGCGCCGACGGTGGGGATCAGCAACACCAGCGACGACAAAACGGCCCAGGTGCGGCCGCCGAACCTGGTGGTGGCCATCGCATAGGGAATTCGCAAGATCGCCCCGACGAACGTCGCGGTGGCCGCCAGCAGCAGTTTGTCGCCGGTCGAGAAACCGTAGACGCTCTCCGGCATGAACAGCACCATCACCGACCAGAGGTACCAGATGGAGAAGGCGATGTGGCCGGTCACGTTCGACCAGATCAGATTGCGGCGGGCGATCACGTTGTTGCCGTCGCGCCAGGCGGCGGCGTCCTCCGCATCCCAATCCGCGATGCGGTGTGGTCGCGCCATACGGTACTTACCTTTCACAGACGATGTCGACGTACCACCGAGCGGCAATACATGGTGGCTTAGTGTGCATTCACTCAGCAAGATCAGGCAACAGGTGGGTCGGTGCGTTTAGTTGCTTGCCCACCGAAACCGTCCGACGTTGCTCGGCCCATCGGTTCGGACGCCCGGCATACGGATGGTCAGTATGACGACGCGCCACCGGCCGGCCGCGGGTTGCCTAACTTTCCCAACGAGGGCTCTGACGAAAAGTGCACGGACACTGCTCTTCCTCCGCGTCACAAATGACTACCCGATCGGACAGCCACGCAATGCGGTTCTAAGGGGCTTTTGACGACGACCGGTGACACCTGGGCATTGACGAACACGGGCACCGCTGCACGCCGTCACACCGACCACCCGACAGTGAAGCCCAATCGCGGTCACCCGACAACTAGACATCGCTGACGCACAGGAGATTTTCAGCTCACTTGGCCAGTGCCGCCAGCCGAGCTGAGGCTTCAGATCACTCGGGCCCGGCTCGGCTTCGGGCCACGGCCGGCGCCGCAGCAGCGGCGATGATGGAGAGCCGCACCGCTTTCCGCTGATGTACCCCTAGCCCGGATTGCGGCATTGTCCTGGTTGGTCGAAATAGCTTGCCGTGTAACCATATCCGGGCTGGCGTAATGCCTGAAACCCAGTCGAATAGTCAATTCGGTACCGCCGTGGCGGAGTCACCCGGAGAGATGTCCGGCCGCCAGAAATGCTGCGATTCGAAATACTTCCACCCCCCAATGTAATTAATGTCATGCGCGTCGGGCTTTCCGGGCAGCTCCTCGACGCCGGGCCGCTTGACCGCATCGTTACACCCGAAGGTTAGCTGTAAATCTGCTGTGCATCGTAAGTTTTGGTATCCATATGCAACAATTGCATGCAACTATCTAATGGTCAGAGTGAGACTTGCGCAGTCAAGATGAGTACGCGACGGATGGTCAACGTGCGCCGGCAGCCCTGCTCACCCTTGACTGCGCGTCACCGTTGACAGCCACAATCGTTGCAACACAACAGCTGTAGGGACATCCGTTGTGTTTGGCAACATCCCGGTCAGCCGCCGATTGCCTGACCTCGCCGCGCATGCTCAGCGAGTCCCGCGGCTCGGCTTGTCGCAACCTGAGCGGAACTGAGGGCGGAACTGAGGAAGGTGAAAAGCTGATACTCGACTACGGGGCCCTGGCGCCCGAGATCAACTCGGGCAGAATGTATTCGGGTCCTGGCTCGACGTCAATGCTGACGGCCGCCGCAGCCTGGGAGGCACTCGCCGCCGGCTTGGAGTCCACAGCACGCGCGTACTGCGTCGTGATCTCGCAGCTGCAAGGCGAAAGTTGGTCGGGCAGTGCGTCGGCGGCAATGGGCAGCGCCGTCGCACCATACCTGGCATGGGCGACGGCGACGGGAGCGCAGGCCGAGCAGGCTGCCAGCGGAGCTCGTGCGGCAGCGGCCGCCTATGAGGCTGCGTTCGCCGCGACGGTGCCACCGGCCCTGGTGATCGCCAACCGCGACCAGTTGGCGACGCTGATGGTAACCAATGTTTTTGGCCAGAACACCACGGCCATCGCCGCCACCGAATCCGAGTACGAGCAGATGTGGGCTCAGGATGCTGCCGCGATGTACGGTTACGCCGCCGCGTCGTCGGCAGCGACCAGACTGACCCCTTTCCGGGAACCACCCCAGACCGCGAACGTCACCGGGCAAACAGCCCAATCCATTGCGGTGGCCCAAGCCGGCGCCGCATCGGCCGCCGGCAATGCTCGGACCGGCTTGACGCAATTGATGTCAACGGTGTCACAAGAGCTGCAAGCCCTGGCAGCGGGCGGTCATCCGGCCCATTCCTGGTGGCTGGGGCCATCGACGGTGCTTGCGGCCTTCAGCGCCTTCAACACACTGGCCGGCCCGGCGAGTTTGGCCTCGAATTTCAGCCGTACCAGTACGTCGGCCGGAAGTTTCCTGACGGGGGCCTACCGATCCGGGATCCAGGCCGGCGGCGGCGCCGCGAAGGCGATCGCCAAGGGTGCGGAATCGGTTGGCCCGGCAACCCTGCGCGGCCAGGTGACAGTGAGTGTAGGTAACGCGGCACCGGTCGGCAGACTCTCTGTTCCGCAAGGCTGGGCGACGGCAAATCCACCTGTCCTGGCGGCGGCCGACGAGCCGATGTGGTTGTCCGACAACGAACTCGACGGCGGCCCGTCATGGTCGTCGGAGACCCCGGAGATGCTCACCGGGCCGCCGACCGCGGGCATGGGGCCGATAGCGGGCTTCTCGACGCGTCCCACCGTCGGCAGCGTATTGCGCGTGGAGCCCCGCCGGTTCAAGATGCCACGCCCGTCCCTCGGCGGCTAGTAGGTCCGCGACCTGAAACCGGCCCGTCCATGCACAGAAAGGCTGCCGATGCTTGATTTCGGGATACTGCCTCCCGAGATCAATTCGGCCAGAATGTATTCCGGGCCAGGCGCGGGACCGCTGCTGGCGGCCGCGTCGGCGTGGGCGGCGCTGGCCGCGCAACTGGAACTGTTCGCGGCCGGTTACTCCACAGTGCTGTCGGAGCTGCTGGACACCAGCTGGTCGGGCGCCGCGGCCATCGCTATGGCCGGCGCCATCACCCCATATGTGGCGTGGGCGCTGACGACAGCGGCGCAGGCTGAACAAATCGCCAATCAGGCTCGGGCAGCGGCGGCCGCGTACGAGGCGGCTTACGCCGCAACGGTGCCGCCGGAAGTGGTCGCAGCCAATCGCATCGTGCTTGCGACGCTGGTGGCAACCAACTTCTTCGGTCAGAACACCCTACTGATCGCCGCCACCGAGGCCGCCTACGTGGAGATGTGGGCTCAGGACGCGGCAGCGATGTATTGCTATGCCGCTTCGTCGTTGGTTGCCACGCAACCGGTGCCGCTCAGCCCTCCGCCGCAGAGCGCAACTGGCGACGGACCAGCCGACGAGACGGCTGCGGCGGCGTATCTGGTTGCCACCTCGACCGCCGAACACGGCAAACTGTGCCAAATCGTGGCGCAGCTGCTGCAAATCCTTGCAACAGCAGGGCATTCGGGTTCTTGGTGGATATTCTGGCCGACCCTGTTGCTTACGCTCGTCAGCGACTTCAATGCCCTCACCGGCCCGGCGAACCTTGCTGCCGCCCTCAGCCGCACCATCACCTCGGCGGGCCGATTCGGTACCGGGCTTTACCGCTCCGACGCCCAGGCCGAGGCCAAGGCCCTTCCCATCACCCGGGCGACCACGGTGCGGGCGGGACAGTCAGGAAACGGTGCGGTGCTTGCCCGGGCGCGGTGCGTTGCGACGGTGGGACGCCTGTCCGTCCCGCAGAGCTGGACGGCGGCCATCTCACAGCCCAGCGTCGGCGATACACTGCCGGAGCCCCGCGGGACCGGTCTTCGCGCTGTTCCGGCGGGCGGCGCAGACTCACCGAACGGCATCTCCAACCGGCTGCTCGGCATGGGGCCGATGACCGGCAACGTCGCCCGACACACCGGCACCCCGGTGTTGCGGAAGGGGCGTCGCCGTTTCACGATGCCGCGTCCGCTATCCGGCGGGTAGCCGGTGCACTGCGAGCCGCCGGCGAGCCGTTATCGTCTGCCGACCTGTTGCGCTGCTCCGGCGTCTCCGGCATCCGGGTTCTTCGGTGGCTCCTCGAGCACGTGGTAGCCGGGGTCGAGCATCCACATGGGCCGGTTGCCGCTCTGGCGGGCCTTGCCGGTGATCCGCAACAGCTGGCCCGGTTGGATGTCGGCGCCGCCGCGCCCATCACGAAACGCGATTCGGATGTCCCCGCTCTCGTCGCCCACCAGGATCCATCGCTGCGTTCGCCCGCGTTTGCTGATGTCCTCGACCTGACTGACCCGCCCTTCGATGGTCGCGCGCTGCCCGGGAATCAGCCCTGCCACGGTGATCACCGACGACGGCCGCTCGGGGTGCTCGTAGGCATAGACGGCCGACCCGTCGCCCCGGGAAACCCACGCTTCGAACCTGTCCAGAACCCGTGCCACCCGTTGCTCGAAGCCGTCCGGGTAGGCCTCCTTGATGCGGGACTGGACGTCGTAGGGCACGATCGTGGCCGCGGCGTCCGGAATCAAGCTGACAGCCTGGGCGATCTTGTCCGCGGTGCGGTCGTGCAGCAGCCGCCCCAGCACCGGCGCGAAGGTTCGGCGTGGCAACAACACCGTCACGTTGGTATCTGGATGTTCATCGCGCGCTTGGGCAACCAGCAGCTGAGCCGCCCGGTTGATGCGCCGATCCGGACAGTCCACCACCCGCAACGGGGTGTCGAGGTCGAAGTGGTCCCAGCGTTTGCGCAACTGCGCGGCCTGGGCCGCATCGACCATGAAATGCACCGCGATCAATTCGTCGGCGCGAAGCCCTTTCCCGTACCGCAACGCCTCGAGCACCGAGAGATCGACCGAGCTCACAAAGACATACACCCGGTGCCGGGCATACCTCACCACCTCGGGACGGTCGGTCCGGAACATCTCGAGAATGGCTGCCTCGGACCGATATTCGCGGTTGAGCCGCATCAGGAAATACACCAGTATCGGAAACACGACGACGACCAGCCAGGCGCCCTCGGTGAACTTCGCCACCGCGAAAATGCCCACCACGACCGTCGACAAGATTCCCGCCGACAGGTTGATGGCCAACCGGTAACGCCATCCGGGTTCGCGTTGGGTCAGATGGTGTTTGGTCATCCCGTAGCCGGCCATCGAGAACCCGGTGAACACTCCGATCGCGTAGAACGGGACCAGCGCGTTGACCGACCCGCCGGTGATCACTAGCAGCGTCACCGATAGCGCCGTCAAGGTGATGATGCCGTTCGAAAAGACCAGGCGGTAACCACGTTTGGTCAGCTGCCGGGGCAGGAACCGGTCTTCGGCGACGAAACTGGCCAGCGCCGGAAACCCGTTGAAGCTGGTGTTGGCACCGGTGAAAAGGATTGCCGCGGTTGAGGCCTGGACCAGAATGAAGAAGACGTGTCCGATCGCCCCGGTGCCGAACACCGCTCGCCCGATTTGGGAAAGCACCGACGGATATTCAGTGCGGTAGGGCGTGGCGTGGGTAGCATAGGCAAGGTAAGCCACACCGGCCAGCAGGAAGCCGAGAATACAGGCCATCGTAGTGAGAACCCGACGAGCATTGCGGCCCTGAGGTTTCCGGAATACATCGACGGTATTGGAGATTGCCTCCACGCCCGTCAGCGACGAACCGCCGTTGGCGAATGCGCGCAGCACAACCAGGATGGTTGCACCCATCACCAATCCGTTCCCCTGGTGGACGGGTACCGTCCCCGGTAGTTGCGCAGGATCGTATATCGGTAATTCCCAGCATATTCGACGGACGACGCCGGTGATGATGGTCAAGGCGATCATGATGACAAAGAAATACGTCGCCGCCGCGAACGGTAGTCCGGCTTCGCGCATGCCCCGCAGGTTCGCATAGCAGATGACAATCACCACACCGACCGTGATTTCCAGGCTGTAGGGGCCCAGCGCCGGGATGGCTGACACCACCGCAACGGTCCCGGCCGCCGACTGCACGGCGACGGTAACCACGTAATCGATGAGCAGTGCCGCAGCTGCGATCTGCGCGACGCGCGGTCCGAAATTCTCCCGCGCCACGATGTAGGAACCGCCGGCCCGGGTGTAGGCGATCACAACCTGCCGATACGAAGCCGTGACCAGCACCAGGATCAGCAGGATGACGCCCGTGAGGGGCAACAGCAACGCGAAGGCCGCCAGTCCGGCATTCGGCAGCAGCTCGATCAGGATCTGCTCCGGACCATAGGCCGTGGACGAGATGGCGTCCGGCGAGAGTGCGCCCAGCGCAACGGGATTCGACAGTTTCTCGGATCCCAGGTTTTCGGTGATGAGCGGTTTGCCCAGAAACACCCGCTTGACGATGTCGCCCAGCGACAGTGGGATAGCCGGCTTGGCAGCCGGATTACCAGCCAAAGCGGTCACGACCACTCCTTACCCCAGGCGCAGCGCACCCTGAGCGCTGACGAAACATTCGATGCATTCTGCCAAGCCGGTGTCTGTTTGCGGGTTGGTTAGGGTGGGCACTCGTGGAGCCTGGTCGTGACCTGCACTCCCGCGCCTTCGCCGGCGAATGGCGACGGTATCAGCAGCAGGCATTGGACGCGTTCGACGCCGATGTCGCCAGGGGCGACAACCGGTCGTATCTGGTGCTGCCCCCGGGCGCCGGAAAGACGATGATCGGGCTGGAAGCCGCGCGCCGGGTGGGCCGGCGCACCTTGGTGCTGGTTCCCAACACGGCGGTGCAGGCGCAGTGGGCTGCAGCGTGGGACACCAGGTTTTCGCCACCCGACCCGTCGGCGCCGGGCTGCGGAACCGATCGGGCCTTGACGGCGGCGATGAACGTGCTGACGTATCAGTCGCTGGCGGTCATCGACGGCGAAACGGATGCCACGGTGCGGCGGGCGATCCTGCGCACCCGGGACCGCCAAGCCCTGTTGGGCCTGCTGCACCCCAACGGCAGGGCATTGATCGAGCGGGCCGCATCGTTGGGACCGTGGACGCTGGTGCTCGACGAGTGTCATCACCTGCTGGCGACGTGGGGGGCGCTGGTCGGGGCGTTGCTGTCGGTGCTGGGGCCACGGACGGCGCTGATCGGGCTGACCGCGACCCCGGCGACCGCGCTCACCGAATGGCAGCGCGCCCTGCATGACGAGCTGTTCGGCACGGCCGATTTCGTCGTCCCGACACCCGCCCTGGTCAAAGAGGGCGACCTGGCCCCCTATCAAGAGCTGGTCTACCTGACCGGACCAACCCCGGAAGAACAGGCCTGGATGGCGACCGAACGCGCTCGCTTCGCCGATCTCATGCTGGCGCTCGTCGACCAACAAGTGGGCAGCTTGTCGCTGGCCGCCTGGCTGCGGACCCGGATCGTGGACCGGTCGACACGCGACGGCAACCAGATCGCGTGGTCGACGTTCGAGCGCGCCGAACCCGCCCTTGCCGCGAGCGGGTTGCGCTTTGCCTTCGACGGCCTCATCCCGCTGCCCGACGGCGCCCGCCTGCGCGAGCAGCACCGGGTTACGCCCGACGCCCACGATTGGGTCACCGTATTGACCGACTTCGCCGTCGGCCACCTGCAAGACAGCGGCGATCCGCGTGATGCGCAGGCGCTGACCGCGATCAAACGGGTGTTGCCCGGCCTCGGTTACCGGCTCACCAGTCGCGGGGTGCGAGTCGCGACCTCACCGGTGGACCGGGTGTGCGCGCTGTCGGAGTCCAAGGTGGCGGCGACGACACACATCCTCGATGCCGAGGACACCGCGCTGGGGGCGCGGTTGCGGGCCCTGGTGCTGTGCGACTTCGAATCGATGACCGGCACGCTCCCCACGTCGCTGAAGGGAGCGCCCGTCAACGACCTGTCCGGGTCGGCGCAGCTGGTCACCGCGATGCTTGCCGCGTCCGACACTCGGCGCGGTACCCCGCTGCGCCCCCTGCTGGTGACGGGTCAAACCTTCGCCTGTCCTGCCGCGATCGAAGACGACCTGATCGCCTTCTGTGCCGCCCGGGGCGCGCTCGTGCGCACCGAGGCGCTGCAGGCCCATCCCGGGTTGCGGATCGTGCGCGGCATCGGCAACTTCGGCCCCCGCACCTGGGTCACGCTGGCCACGGAATACTTCATGACCGGACGCGCCCGCGTGCTGGTCGGCACCCGCGCCCTGCTGGGCGAGGGATGGGACTGCGCCGCGGTCAACGTCACCGTCGACCTGACCAGTGCGACAACCCCGGGAGCGATCACCCAGATGCGCGGCCGGGCACTCCGCAGAGATCCCGCCGACGCCGACAAGGTGGCCGACAACTGGTCGGTGTGCTGCATCAGTCCCGACCATCCGCGCGGTGACGCCGACTACCTGCGGCTGGTGCGCAAACACGACGCGTACTTCGCGGCGAGTCCGCAAGGGCTGATCGAGTCGGGGGTGACCCATTGCGATCCCCGCCTGTCGCCTTACGGCCCGCCACCGGACGATGCCGGCGTCACCGCCCGAGCGCTGCAGCGCGTCGCCGAACGCGGCCGGGCCCGGGCGTGGTGGCGGATCGGTGAGCCCTATCAGGGAACCGATGTGGCAACCATCCGCATCCGATCCCAGCGCTCCCCGGGTATCGCCGCACCCGGCATCCCGGCGTCGGCGTTGGTCCCGTCGTTGCCGGGTCGGCGCAGTCCGCTGCGGGCGGCCAGGGCCGCCGCCGCCGGCGTGTCCCTGGCCGGCGCGGCCGGCGGCGCCGCGTTCGCCGGCACCAGCCTTGGCCCGCTGGCCGGTGCCACCACGGCCGGAGCCGTCATCGCGACCAGCGCTGGCGTGCTCGTCGTTGCTGCCGGAGCCGAAAGCCGTCGCCTGGCCCACGCGCCCAACGCACTCGAGCAGCTGGCCGCCGCCGTCGCGGACGCGCTGCGGGCCGCCGGCGGCGCCGACCGCGGATCCGACGCGCTGCGAATCACCGTGGATCCCGACGGCTGGATCCGCTGCGAACTCGGCGGGGTGCCCACCGAGCAGTCGCAGCGGTTCACCGCCGCCCTCGACGAGCTACTCGCCCCGCTGACCGAACCGCGCTACCTCATCGGGCGCAAGATCCTCACCCCGCCCACCGGACGGGTCGCCCGGGGCCTGTTCGCGGCCCGCGCCGTGATCGGCGTGCCGCTGCCCGGCGCCGTCGCCTGGCACGGGGTGCCGCAGTGGTTCGCCCGCCGCAAGGACCGACTGGAATGTCTGCTGCAGTCATGGCGCCAGCACATCGGTCCGCCACGGCACCTGCGAGCCGACTCCCCCGAGGGCCAGGCCATCCTCGAGCTGTTCCGCGGCGACAACCCCCTCGCACTCACCACCCAGCTGCGCACCACCTGGCGGTGAGCCCGCTCAACTGAGCCGCCGTATCGCGGCGGCGATGCGGTCGTCGGTAGCGGTCAACGCGACCCGCACGTGCTGCCCACCGCGCGGTCCGTAGAAATCACCGGGGGCCACCAGGATGCCGCGCTCGGCCAGCCACGCGACCGTGTCGTGGCACGGCTCGCCGCGGGTGGCCCAGAGGTACAGGCCGGCCTCGGAGTGGTCGACGGCGAAACCCGCCGAGCGCAGGGCCGGCAGCAGTGCGGCACGCCGGTTCGCGTACCGCTGCCGCTGCTGCTTTTCGTGATCGTCGTCGTCCAGGGCGGCCACCATGGCGGCCTGCACGGGTGTGGGCACCATCATTCCGGCGTGCTTGCGCACGGCCAGCAATTCGGCGACCAATGTCGCATCGCCGGCGACCAAACCGGCCCGGTAGCCGGCCAGTGACGACGTCTTCGACAACGAATGCACCGCAAGCAAACCGCTATGGTCGCCGTCGCACACCTCGGGATGCAGCACCGACAGCGGTCCCGGATAGTCGACATCCCACGCCAAACCCAGGTAGCACTCGTCGGAAGCCACCAGCACGCCTCTGTCGCGGGCCCACCCGACGACCTTGCGCAAATGATCGAGTCCGAGAACCCGTCCGGTGGGGTTGCTCGGGGAGTTCAGATACAGCAGCGCCGGGGTTTGCGGTCCGAGCTGGGTCAGTGAGTCGGCTCGCAGCACCTGCGCCCGGGCCAGCCGGGCACCGACGTCGTAGGTCGGGTACGCCAGCTCGGGCACCACCACCACGTCGCGCGGACCCAGACCCAGCAGCGTCGGCAACCAGGCGATGAGCTCTTTGCTGCCGATCACCGGCAAGACCGCCGACTCGGCCAGGCCGGTGATGCCGTAGCGGCGGGCCAGCGCCGAAACCGCGGCCGCACGCAGCCGCGCGGTCCCCGCGGTGGCGGGGTATCCCGGCGCGGAACCGGCGGCCGCCAGCGCTTCCCGGATGAGCGGCGCGACCGGGTCCACCGGGGTACCGACAGACAGGTCGACCATGCCGTCCGGGTGGGCGGCGGCCCGCGCCTTCGCGTCGGCCAGCGTGTCCCACGGAAAATCCGGCAGGGACGCCGACACCCGGCGGCCAGGGTGCGGAGCTGCGAACCTGGTCAGTCTTCTTCGCCCTGCGGCGGCAGATCCTTGACCACCTGCGGGTCGTGCTCGGTCATCCCGACCTTGGCCGCGCCGCCCGGCGAACCGAG
Proteins encoded in this window:
- a CDS encoding PPE family protein, encoding MLDFGILPPEINSARMYSGPGAGPLLAAASAWAALAAQLELFAAGYSTVLSELLDTSWSGAAAIAMAGAITPYVAWALTTAAQAEQIANQARAAAAAYEAAYAATVPPEVVAANRIVLATLVATNFFGQNTLLIAATEAAYVEMWAQDAAAMYCYAASSLVATQPVPLSPPPQSATGDGPADETAAAAYLVATSTAEHGKLCQIVAQLLQILATAGHSGSWWIFWPTLLLTLVSDFNALTGPANLAAALSRTITSAGRFGTGLYRSDAQAEAKALPITRATTVRAGQSGNGAVLARARCVATVGRLSVPQSWTAAISQPSVGDTLPEPRGTGLRAVPAGGADSPNGISNRLLGMGPMTGNVARHTGTPVLRKGRRRFTMPRPLSGG
- a CDS encoding MFS transporter, with product MARPHRIADWDAEDAAAWRDGNNVIARRNLIWSNVTGHIAFSIWYLWSVMVLFMPESVYGFSTGDKLLLAATATFVGAILRIPYAMATTRFGGRTWAVLSSLVLLIPTVGAMVLLANPGLPLWPYLVCAALTGLGGGNYAASLAHIEAFYPQRLKGFALGFTGGFTNLGSAAIQAVGLVVLATAGHQAPYVVCAVYLVLLAVAAVGAAVFLDNLSHVIDVGHVRSVLRVPDSWAISFLYLCCSGSFLGFAFAFGQVLVHNFVAAGQTHAQASLHAAEIAFIGPLLGSVARIVGGRLGDRFGGGYVTLSALAAMAGAGGFLVAVSTHDDLTQGIRGGPTVHTMIGYIFGFITLFICCGIGKGSVFKLIPSIFQNRSRALNVTAAERRHWERVMSGALIGFAGTLGGLGAMGVNLVLRQSYVSAGTETPAFWVFLLCYIGATTLTWWRYVRPHGGSGPAPTLRQQTAGEPVGGAAA
- the dapC gene encoding succinyldiaminopimelate transaminase, whose protein sequence is MSASLPDFPWDTLADAKARAAAHPDGMVDLSVGTPVDPVAPLIREALAAAGSAPGYPATAGTARLRAAAVSALARRYGITGLAESAVLPVIGSKELIAWLPTLLGLGPRDVVVVPELAYPTYDVGARLARAQVLRADSLTQLGPQTPALLYLNSPSNPTGRVLGLDHLRKVVGWARDRGVLVASDECYLGLAWDVDYPGPLSVLHPEVCDGDHSGLLAVHSLSKTSSLAGYRAGLVAGDATLVAELLAVRKHAGMMVPTPVQAAMVAALDDDDHEKQQRQRYANRRAALLPALRSAGFAVDHSEAGLYLWATRGEPCHDTVAWLAERGILVAPGDFYGPRGGQHVRVALTATDDRIAAAIRRLS
- a CDS encoding PPE family protein, producing the protein MLDYGALAPEINSGRMYSGPGSTSMLTAAAAWEALAAGLESTARAYCVVISQLQGESWSGSASAAMGSAVAPYLAWATATGAQAEQAASGARAAAAAYEAAFAATVPPALVIANRDQLATLMVTNVFGQNTTAIAATESEYEQMWAQDAAAMYGYAAASSAATRLTPFREPPQTANVTGQTAQSIAVAQAGAASAAGNARTGLTQLMSTVSQELQALAAGGHPAHSWWLGPSTVLAAFSAFNTLAGPASLASNFSRTSTSAGSFLTGAYRSGIQAGGGAAKAIAKGAESVGPATLRGQVTVSVGNAAPVGRLSVPQGWATANPPVLAAADEPMWLSDNELDGGPSWSSETPEMLTGPPTAGMGPIAGFSTRPTVGSVLRVEPRRFKMPRPSLGG
- a CDS encoding APC family permease, which gives rise to MAGNPAAKPAIPLSLGDIVKRVFLGKPLITENLGSEKLSNPVALGALSPDAISSTAYGPEQILIELLPNAGLAAFALLLPLTGVILLILVLVTASYRQVVIAYTRAGGSYIVARENFGPRVAQIAAAALLIDYVVTVAVQSAAGTVAVVSAIPALGPYSLEITVGVVIVICYANLRGMREAGLPFAAATYFFVIMIALTIITGVVRRICWELPIYDPAQLPGTVPVHQGNGLVMGATILVVLRAFANGGSSLTGVEAISNTVDVFRKPQGRNARRVLTTMACILGFLLAGVAYLAYATHATPYRTEYPSVLSQIGRAVFGTGAIGHVFFILVQASTAAILFTGANTSFNGFPALASFVAEDRFLPRQLTKRGYRLVFSNGIITLTALSVTLLVITGGSVNALVPFYAIGVFTGFSMAGYGMTKHHLTQREPGWRYRLAINLSAGILSTVVVGIFAVAKFTEGAWLVVVVFPILVYFLMRLNREYRSEAAILEMFRTDRPEVVRYARHRVYVFVSSVDLSVLEALRYGKGLRADELIAVHFMVDAAQAAQLRKRWDHFDLDTPLRVVDCPDRRINRAAQLLVAQARDEHPDTNVTVLLPRRTFAPVLGRLLHDRTADKIAQAVSLIPDAAATIVPYDVQSRIKEAYPDGFEQRVARVLDRFEAWVSRGDGSAVYAYEHPERPSSVITVAGLIPGQRATIEGRVSQVEDISKRGRTQRWILVGDESGDIRIAFRDGRGGADIQPGQLLRITGKARQSGNRPMWMLDPGYHVLEEPPKNPDAGDAGAAQQVGRR
- a CDS encoding DEAD/DEAH box helicase family protein encodes the protein MEPGRDLHSRAFAGEWRRYQQQALDAFDADVARGDNRSYLVLPPGAGKTMIGLEAARRVGRRTLVLVPNTAVQAQWAAAWDTRFSPPDPSAPGCGTDRALTAAMNVLTYQSLAVIDGETDATVRRAILRTRDRQALLGLLHPNGRALIERAASLGPWTLVLDECHHLLATWGALVGALLSVLGPRTALIGLTATPATALTEWQRALHDELFGTADFVVPTPALVKEGDLAPYQELVYLTGPTPEEQAWMATERARFADLMLALVDQQVGSLSLAAWLRTRIVDRSTRDGNQIAWSTFERAEPALAASGLRFAFDGLIPLPDGARLREQHRVTPDAHDWVTVLTDFAVGHLQDSGDPRDAQALTAIKRVLPGLGYRLTSRGVRVATSPVDRVCALSESKVAATTHILDAEDTALGARLRALVLCDFESMTGTLPTSLKGAPVNDLSGSAQLVTAMLAASDTRRGTPLRPLLVTGQTFACPAAIEDDLIAFCAARGALVRTEALQAHPGLRIVRGIGNFGPRTWVTLATEYFMTGRARVLVGTRALLGEGWDCAAVNVTVDLTSATTPGAITQMRGRALRRDPADADKVADNWSVCCISPDHPRGDADYLRLVRKHDAYFAASPQGLIESGVTHCDPRLSPYGPPPDDAGVTARALQRVAERGRARAWWRIGEPYQGTDVATIRIRSQRSPGIAAPGIPASALVPSLPGRRSPLRAARAAAAGVSLAGAAGGAAFAGTSLGPLAGATTAGAVIATSAGVLVVAAGAESRRLAHAPNALEQLAAAVADALRAAGGADRGSDALRITVDPDGWIRCELGGVPTEQSQRFTAALDELLAPLTEPRYLIGRKILTPPTGRVARGLFAARAVIGVPLPGAVAWHGVPQWFARRKDRLECLLQSWRQHIGPPRHLRADSPEGQAILELFRGDNPLALTTQLRTTWR